CGACTTCCAAGACTTGGCAACTGTCACATTGACACAGACCTGTAGTGTTATTGTGTCAAGACCTATAGCTGAGAAGTTATCTGACCCTGGAAGCTtcacaattccatgcaccatagGTAGCTATGCATTTGCCAAggcattgtgtgatttgggagcaaATATAAATCTGATGCCATTGTCTATCTATAAaaagttaggcattggaagagcaagacccacatccatgttactacagTTAGCTGACCGAACGGTAAAAAAGCCATCAGGTATACTTGACGATGTATTTGTACAAGTTTGAAAATTCGTGTTtccagcagattttgtcattctggactgcAAGGTTGATTAGaatattcccataattttgggaaggccgtTCTTGGCCACAGGAAGAGCTTTAATTGATTGTGAAATAGGGGAGCTGAAAATAAGGCTgaataatgaagaaataacatttaatcatggaggaagatgaTGAGGAACTTAATGCAAAAGACCCCCTAACAACCTGCCTTATAAACTTAGAAGAAGTAAATGGTGAGGACTTGGCGGAATGGGTGTTAGCTCTTCAAAGGCAAGGGTACTGGAAGAGAGAGCTCTAATTCGAGCCTTTACACTCGGAAGAAAGAAAGACATCTCTAGCCAAGACATCGATCGA
The DNA window shown above is from Nicotiana tomentosiformis chromosome 8, ASM39032v3, whole genome shotgun sequence and carries:
- the LOC138896822 gene encoding uncharacterized protein yields the protein MPGYAKMMKDLISRKFDFQDLATVTLTQTCSVIVSRPIAEKLSDPGSFTIPCTIGSYAFAKALCDLGANINLMPLSIYKKLGIGRARPTSMLLQLADRTVKKPSGILDDVFVQV